Within the Leptotrichia sp. oral taxon 498 genome, the region AGTGGAAAATCATGGAAGAATTGGGAGAAAAAGCAAAAGCAATGACTCCACTTCAAATTAGACAGGAATGTAAAAAGTATGCCTTGAAATGGGTAGAAAAACAAAAGAAAGAGTTTGTAAGACTTGGAATTTTAGGAAATTGGGATAATCCTTATATTACACTAAAACCTGAATTTGAAGCAGAACAATTAAAAGTATTTAAAGAAATTTATGAGAATGGCTATATTTATAAAGGGCTAAAACCGGTGTACTGGTCACCGACTACTGAAACTGCACTTGCAGAAGCAGAAATTGAATATAAAGATGTAACTTCTCATTCAATTTATGTGAAATTTGAAGGGGAAAAAGATTTGGCTGATAAATTAGGTGTGGATAAAGCAAGTATTTTAATTTGGACAACAACACCTTGGACATTACCAGCAAATTTGGGAGTATTTTTGCATCCTGAATTTGATTACGGGTTGTATAAAACTGAAAAAGGAAATTTGATTGTTGCAAAAAAATTAGCTGAAGATGTATTCAAAACATTGGACTTGTCGTATGAATTATTAAAAGAATTTAAAGGGACAGATTTGGAATACACTCATTACAAGCATCCGTTCTTAGATAGAAAAGGATTGGTAATGAATGCTGATTATGTAACAGTAGATGCAGGTACAGGAGCAGTTCATACAGCGCCTGGACATGGAGCAGATGACTATAATTATTCATTAAAATATAATATTGGAATTTTGTCGCCAGTAGATGATAAGGGGCATATGACTAAAGAAGCGGGAAAATATGAAGGAATGTTCTATGCAAAAGCAAGTAAGGCGATTGTTGAAGACTTGACTGAAAGCGGACATATGTTGTATCACACAACTTTCGTTCACTCGTACCCGCACGATTGGAGAAGTAAAAAACCAGTTATTTTCAGAGCGACTGAACAATGGTTCATTAGCGTAGATGAAAGTGACATCAGACAAAATGCGTTAGATGTGTTGAAAAAAGTAGAATTCGTGCCAGAATGGGGTAAAAATAGAATTAACGCGATGATTGAAACAAGACCAGACTGGACAATTTCAAGACAAAGAGTTTGGGGAGTACCAATTCCATTATTCTACAACAAAGAAACAAATGAAGTGATTTACGATTCTGAAATCATGGACAGAGTTATCGAATTAGTGAAAAAAGAAGGAACTGATATTTGGTGGAAATATGAAGCTAAAGAAATCATCGGTGAAGAATTATTGGAAAAATTAAACTTGAAAGATGTAGAAATTAGAAAAGAAAGAAGTATCATGGACGTTTGGTTTGATTCTGGAGTTTCCCACAGAGGAGTTTTAGCACCAAGAAACTTGCCAAGACCAGCTGATTTATACTTGGAAGGAAGCGATCAGCACAGAGGTTGGTTCCAATCATCGCTTTTAACTTCAATTGCAAGTACAAAAGATGCACCATACAAAAGAGTTTTAACTCACGGATTCGTAATGGACGGACAAGGCAGAAAAATGTCTAAATCGCTTGGAAATACAATTGTTCCAAAAGATATTATTGAAAAGTACGGAGCAGATATTTT harbors:
- the ileS gene encoding isoleucine--tRNA ligase, with protein sequence MSENQNIEKVDYAKTLNLPKTSFKMKANLAQKEPLTLRDWTKSNIYEKSLREGHPFFILHDGPPYANGNIHIGHAMNKVLKDIILKYKRLRGYDAPYIPGWDTHGLPIEWKIMEELGEKAKAMTPLQIRQECKKYALKWVEKQKKEFVRLGILGNWDNPYITLKPEFEAEQLKVFKEIYENGYIYKGLKPVYWSPTTETALAEAEIEYKDVTSHSIYVKFEGEKDLADKLGVDKASILIWTTTPWTLPANLGVFLHPEFDYGLYKTEKGNLIVAKKLAEDVFKTLDLSYELLKEFKGTDLEYTHYKHPFLDRKGLVMNADYVTVDAGTGAVHTAPGHGADDYNYSLKYNIGILSPVDDKGHMTKEAGKYEGMFYAKASKAIVEDLTESGHMLYHTTFVHSYPHDWRSKKPVIFRATEQWFISVDESDIRQNALDVLKKVEFVPEWGKNRINAMIETRPDWTISRQRVWGVPIPLFYNKETNEVIYDSEIMDRVIELVKKEGTDIWWKYEAKEIIGEELLEKLNLKDVEIRKERSIMDVWFDSGVSHRGVLAPRNLPRPADLYLEGSDQHRGWFQSSLLTSIASTKDAPYKRVLTHGFVMDGQGRKMSKSLGNTIVPKDIIEKYGADILRLWVSSVDYREDVRISENILQQMSDAYRRIRNTARFLMGNLNDFDYKTEKVDYNDMFEIDKWAMHKLEELKEKTTEYYDKYEFYNLFQEITYFCSIEMSSFYLDIVKDRLYCEAPKSLTRRSAQTVLTEVLKVLVRIISPVLSFTAEEIWERIPASLKDEESVHLSSWIEPNPAYKNEELSKKWEKIAHLRKEVNKKIESLRQEGLIGHSLDARILLNITNDDYSFLKDYTEDEVSDLFIVSQVKFVNDSLEESEISGIGIAVEKASGEKCERCWKYGEEIGHDHNYSDVCPRCAKVLDELKGKN